One part of the Pseudoalteromonas aliena SW19 genome encodes these proteins:
- a CDS encoding serine hydrolase gives MKLTQLATIALLAGTAFNSLAQVDTDKIDNVIKASMARFDVPGMAVAIVENDKVIFAKGFGIVNLETNKKVNKDTLFGIASNTKAFTSAALAKLVDEGKLSWDDRVIDRLPEFRLYDSYVTREMRIRDLLSHRSGLGLGQGDLMIWPSTDKPVDEILAGLKYLKPASSFRSKYAYNNLMFVTAGEVVARVSGMSWNDYIEKNILQPLHMDNSRAGFSRIPKSNTNWATGHIPMDGMLHPFFVNYLEDFRGAGAIASSVSDMSQWLRTQLAGGKMPNGEQLFSEQQQTQMWHPHITSIASKSAFESYHQQFRGYGLGWSIEDYHGFKKLGHGGGILGMVSQVTLLPEKKLGIVILSNQQAFSALSAVTHEVLEDALNLEDKDWVEDLAKKHFEGKQKAYANASPEAPADYQPQLPNINYTGTLHDDWYGDVIVEQLDGKLRIDFTHTKRLKGTLEHYTGNTFIVKWDEKLLEADAFITFDMDTKNRVNGAKMRAVSTAVTDFSFDFRNLQLKAK, from the coding sequence ATGAAATTAACCCAACTAGCCACAATTGCTTTATTAGCTGGCACTGCCTTTAATAGCTTGGCACAAGTAGACACCGACAAAATTGATAACGTGATCAAGGCGTCAATGGCGCGTTTTGACGTGCCTGGAATGGCGGTGGCTATCGTTGAAAACGATAAAGTGATATTTGCTAAAGGCTTTGGTATCGTTAATCTTGAGACCAATAAAAAAGTAAATAAAGACACCTTATTTGGTATTGCTTCAAACACGAAAGCGTTTACTTCCGCTGCACTGGCTAAGCTGGTTGATGAAGGTAAATTAAGTTGGGACGACCGCGTTATTGACCGCTTACCAGAATTTAGGTTGTACGACTCATATGTAACACGCGAAATGCGTATTCGTGATTTATTAAGCCATCGCAGTGGGCTCGGGCTTGGGCAAGGCGATTTAATGATTTGGCCAAGCACGGATAAGCCCGTTGATGAAATTTTAGCTGGATTAAAATATTTAAAACCTGCGAGCAGCTTTCGTAGTAAATATGCTTATAACAATTTGATGTTTGTTACCGCAGGCGAAGTGGTTGCACGTGTATCGGGTATGAGCTGGAACGATTACATCGAAAAAAACATTTTACAGCCACTGCATATGGATAATTCACGCGCCGGCTTTTCACGTATTCCAAAAAGTAACACTAACTGGGCAACAGGCCATATTCCTATGGATGGCATGCTTCATCCATTTTTTGTGAACTACCTTGAGGACTTTAGAGGCGCAGGCGCAATTGCATCAAGCGTAAGCGACATGAGCCAATGGCTTCGTACGCAATTAGCAGGCGGTAAAATGCCAAATGGCGAGCAGCTCTTTAGTGAGCAACAGCAAACGCAAATGTGGCATCCACATATTACGTCTATTGCATCTAAAAGTGCGTTTGAATCATATCATCAGCAATTTAGAGGCTATGGGTTAGGTTGGAGTATTGAAGACTACCATGGCTTTAAAAAGTTAGGTCACGGTGGTGGTATTTTAGGAATGGTATCGCAAGTAACTCTGCTACCAGAGAAAAAACTCGGTATTGTTATTTTATCTAACCAACAAGCTTTTAGCGCGCTTTCGGCGGTTACACACGAAGTGCTAGAAGACGCACTTAACCTTGAAGATAAAGATTGGGTTGAAGACTTAGCTAAAAAACACTTTGAAGGAAAACAAAAAGCGTACGCTAATGCATCCCCAGAAGCGCCCGCTGATTATCAGCCACAATTACCAAATATTAATTACACGGGAACATTACATGATGATTGGTATGGCGACGTCATTGTTGAGCAGTTAGATGGCAAATTACGGATTGATTTTACACACACTAAACGCTTAAAAGGCACGCTTGAGCATTACACGGGCAATACATTCATTGTTAAATGGGACGAAAAATTGCTAGAAGCTGATGCGTTCATAACTTTTGATATGGACACAAAAAATAGAGTTAACGGCGCTAAAATGCGCGCAGTATCAACAGCGGTTACCGACTTTAGCTTTGACTTTAGAAACCTACAGCTAAAAGCAAAATAG
- a CDS encoding gamma-glutamylcyclotransferase family protein: MPLYNFSFGSNMSSNRLLARLPNAKRVGTAVLKGYELTFDMLFKDGSGKCSICPSAKKDELVYGVIYEISDAEKIILDGIEGAGYDCVDITPTLLTGETINAHCYIANTHDSDVLPYDWYIKHVHRGALEAGVPKAYSDAILNRPQKSDTNQARAALEFAVHQQ; the protein is encoded by the coding sequence ATGCCGCTCTATAATTTTTCGTTTGGCTCTAATATGTCATCTAATCGTTTATTAGCGCGTTTACCTAATGCTAAACGAGTTGGAACAGCGGTTCTTAAAGGATATGAACTTACGTTTGACATGTTATTTAAAGATGGCTCAGGTAAGTGCAGTATTTGCCCAAGCGCTAAAAAAGATGAACTAGTTTATGGTGTTATTTATGAGATTAGTGATGCCGAAAAAATCATTTTAGATGGCATTGAAGGCGCCGGCTACGACTGCGTAGATATAACCCCAACGCTATTAACAGGTGAAACAATAAACGCACATTGTTATATAGCAAATACGCACGACAGCGATGTGCTCCCATATGACTGGTACATAAAGCATGTTCATCGCGGAGCACTTGAAGCCGGCGTACCAAAAGCATACAGTGATGCTATATTAAATCGTCCACAAAAAAGCGATACCAATCAAGCACGCGCAGCCCTTGAGTTTGCCGTACATCAACAATAA
- a CDS encoding LysE family translocator has product MDYLDEFLLIVIAHFFAVASPGPDFAVVLKQSVQQGRRNALWTSAGVGAAILLHIAYCVLGVALILTQSPSLFMALKYVAGAYLAYLGVQALKAAKPPASAEDEVENKIVQEEPVWLAFRRGFLTNALNPKATLFFMSLFTLVISPTTPTSVQVGYGVYMALATWAWFSMLSMVLSKASVREFFQQRGYWFDRGIGVILIALAIRVVI; this is encoded by the coding sequence GTGGATTACTTAGATGAGTTTTTACTGATTGTTATTGCCCATTTTTTTGCTGTAGCAAGCCCAGGTCCCGACTTTGCTGTAGTACTTAAGCAAAGTGTTCAACAAGGTCGGCGTAACGCATTGTGGACAAGCGCAGGTGTTGGCGCTGCTATTTTACTGCACATTGCATATTGTGTTTTAGGTGTTGCGCTTATTTTAACGCAATCACCTAGTTTGTTTATGGCGTTGAAATATGTAGCGGGTGCCTATTTAGCTTACTTGGGCGTACAAGCGCTTAAAGCGGCAAAACCGCCTGCAAGCGCTGAAGATGAGGTTGAAAACAAAATAGTTCAAGAAGAACCAGTGTGGCTTGCCTTCAGACGCGGATTTTTAACAAATGCGTTAAACCCAAAAGCAACGCTGTTTTTTATGTCGTTATTTACGCTAGTGATTAGCCCAACCACACCGACTAGCGTGCAGGTAGGTTACGGTGTGTACATGGCGCTGGCTACATGGGCGTGGTTTTCAATGCTTTCAATGGTGCTTTCTAAGGCGAGTGTAAGAGAGTTTTTCCAACAGCGTGGCTACTGGTTTGACCGTGGAATTGGCGTTATTTTAATTGCTCTGGCGATACGTGTTGTTATTTAA